The Halomicronema hongdechloris C2206 genome includes a window with the following:
- a CDS encoding AAA family ATPase: MILLIGLPGSGKSTWAQQFVSQHPAYEIVSTDAIRQQLFGDEAVQGSWPQIWRQLQHQLQQNVAAIRQGHRQGTIYDATNVRRRHRRDAIALARHLGFDSITALWFDIPLAICLQHNQMRSRRVPDEVIERMHRQLQGAPPAHWEGFDAIHRWGCDGRIE; this comes from the coding sequence TTGATTCTGCTAATTGGTCTACCGGGTAGCGGCAAGTCTACCTGGGCGCAGCAATTTGTCAGTCAGCATCCTGCCTATGAGATTGTCTCCACCGATGCCATTCGCCAACAGCTCTTTGGTGACGAGGCGGTGCAAGGCTCCTGGCCCCAGATTTGGCGGCAGCTGCAGCACCAGTTGCAGCAGAATGTCGCGGCGATTCGTCAAGGACATCGGCAGGGAACCATCTACGATGCCACCAATGTGCGACGGCGGCATCGCCGCGATGCGATCGCATTGGCTCGCCACCTGGGCTTTGACTCCATCACCGCCCTCTGGTTTGATATTCCCTTAGCCATCTGTCTGCAGCACAACCAGATGCGATCGCGTCGCGTACCCGACGAGGTGATCGAGCGAATGCACCGCCAACTGCAAGGAGCCCCCCCTGCCCACTGGGAAGGCTTCGATGCGATCCATCGCTGGGGATGTGATGGCCGGATTGAGTAG